A window of the Bradyrhizobium diazoefficiens genome harbors these coding sequences:
- the hemB gene encoding porphobilinogen synthase: MAIKYGRPIELREVSGRDGTTASPALDLAIRPRRNRKAEWARRMVRENVLTTDDLIWPLFLIDGNNKREQIASMPGVERLSVDQAVREAERAMKLTIPCLALFPYTDPSLRDEEGSEATNPNNLVCQAVRAIKNEFPDLGILCDVALDPFTSHGHDGLIEDGKILNDETVAVLVRQALVQAEAGCDIIAPSDMMDGRVAAIREGLDRSGLLDVQIMAYAAKYASAFYGPFRDAIGSAKTLVGDKRTYQMDSANTDEALREVELDISEGADMVMVKPGMPYLDVVRRVKDTFAMPTFAYQVSGEYAMIAAAANNGWLDGDRAMMESLVAFKRAGANGVLTYFAAKVAEKLTARP; this comes from the coding sequence ATGGCGATCAAATACGGACGTCCGATCGAATTGCGCGAGGTTTCGGGCCGGGATGGCACGACAGCCTCCCCGGCCCTCGATCTGGCCATCCGTCCGCGCCGCAACCGCAAGGCCGAGTGGGCCCGCCGCATGGTGCGCGAGAACGTGCTCACCACCGACGATCTGATCTGGCCGCTGTTCCTGATCGACGGCAACAACAAGCGCGAGCAGATCGCCTCGATGCCAGGCGTCGAGCGTCTCAGCGTCGACCAGGCCGTGCGCGAGGCCGAGCGCGCCATGAAGCTTACCATCCCCTGCCTCGCGCTCTTTCCCTATACCGACCCCTCCTTGCGCGACGAGGAAGGCTCCGAGGCGACCAACCCGAACAATCTGGTCTGCCAGGCGGTGCGCGCGATCAAGAACGAGTTTCCCGATCTCGGCATCCTCTGTGATGTCGCGCTCGATCCCTTCACCAGCCACGGCCACGACGGCCTGATCGAGGACGGCAAGATCCTGAACGACGAGACGGTCGCGGTGCTGGTGCGCCAGGCGCTGGTGCAGGCCGAGGCCGGCTGCGATATCATCGCGCCCTCCGACATGATGGACGGCCGCGTCGCCGCGATCCGCGAGGGGCTCGACCGCAGCGGTCTGCTCGACGTGCAGATCATGGCCTATGCCGCGAAGTACGCCTCTGCGTTCTACGGCCCGTTCCGCGACGCCATCGGCTCGGCCAAGACGCTTGTAGGCGACAAGCGCACCTACCAGATGGATAGCGCCAACACCGACGAAGCGCTGCGCGAGGTCGAGCTCGATATCTCCGAAGGCGCCGACATGGTGATGGTAAAGCCCGGCATGCCCTATCTCGACGTGGTCCGCCGGGTGAAGGACACGTTTGCGATGCCGACCTTCGCCTACCAGGTCTCCGGCGAATACGCGATGATCGCAGCCGCCGCCAACAACGGCTGGCTCGACGGCGACCGCGCGATGATGGAGAGCCTCGTCGCCTTCAAGCGTGCCGGTGCCAATGGCGTTCTGACCTATTTTGCGGCGAAGGTGGCGGAAAAGTTGACGGCACGGCCCTGA
- a CDS encoding sodium/glutamate symporter — MIALDADQVLHVRPFLSVTAGVIVLFVGKMLNERFAGLREYNIPEPVTGGLLFSIAFGLVHLFLSAV, encoded by the coding sequence ATGATCGCGCTCGATGCTGATCAGGTGCTACACGTGCGACCCTTCTTGTCGGTCACAGCCGGAGTCATAGTGCTCTTCGTGGGCAAGATGCTCAATGAGCGCTTTGCGGGACTTCGTGAGTACAACATCCCCGAGCCCGTGACCGGAGGGCTCCTCTTTTCGATTGCGTTCGGCCTCGTTCATCTCTTCCTCTCCGCCGTGTGA
- a CDS encoding HlyD family secretion protein — translation MLELLLCSILTILPDYLFRRYVQGKHLGKEITFYSVWFELRWGIVSCLMLTIGLITLIFYFHPSSTTATLFFRTVPILPETVGRVAEVDLGVSEAVDKGAVLFKLDSSKQEAALETARRQIAEVDAAMVSAQTDVTRAEAQIQEAKSAHKQAVDELQVKSELQRRNPGIVPQRDIEKLQVAVDGRQATIDAAVAAKQSTEARVSTLLPAQKASAEAALAQAQVEYDKTIVRAGFAGRVEQFSLRVGDIVNPLMRPAGILIPEGAGRRGLQAGFPQIEAQVLKPGMVGEAVCISKPWTVIPLVVTAVQDYIATGQFRGGEQLLDAQSAARPGTILVSLEPIYEGGLEGVTAGSTCVVNAYTSNHDIISSGQVGWFKSFALHAIDAVGVVHAMLLRIQALLLPIQTLVLTGH, via the coding sequence ATGCTTGAGCTGCTCCTCTGCTCGATTCTCACGATCCTGCCGGACTACCTGTTTCGCCGCTACGTCCAGGGAAAGCACCTGGGCAAGGAAATTACATTTTATTCGGTCTGGTTCGAGCTGAGATGGGGCATCGTCAGCTGCCTGATGCTCACGATCGGGCTCATCACACTGATCTTCTATTTCCATCCCTCGAGCACCACTGCCACCCTGTTCTTCAGAACCGTGCCGATCCTCCCCGAGACGGTCGGTCGCGTCGCGGAGGTCGATCTTGGCGTGAGCGAGGCCGTCGACAAAGGCGCTGTCCTATTCAAATTGGACAGTTCAAAACAGGAAGCCGCGTTGGAAACCGCCCGCAGGCAGATCGCCGAGGTCGATGCCGCAATGGTCTCGGCGCAGACGGACGTGACCAGGGCAGAGGCTCAGATACAGGAAGCGAAAAGCGCCCACAAACAGGCGGTCGACGAACTGCAGGTCAAGAGCGAACTGCAGCGGCGCAATCCGGGCATTGTCCCGCAGCGCGATATCGAAAAGCTCCAGGTTGCGGTCGACGGGCGGCAAGCTACAATCGATGCCGCCGTCGCGGCAAAACAATCGACCGAGGCACGGGTCTCGACGCTGCTGCCCGCACAAAAGGCAAGCGCAGAAGCCGCGCTCGCGCAGGCGCAAGTGGAATATGACAAGACCATCGTTCGTGCCGGCTTCGCCGGGCGTGTCGAGCAGTTCTCCCTTCGCGTGGGTGACATCGTCAATCCGTTGATGCGGCCGGCCGGAATCCTGATACCGGAGGGTGCAGGTCGACGTGGGCTGCAGGCTGGATTTCCACAGATCGAGGCCCAGGTTCTCAAACCTGGCATGGTGGGCGAGGCCGTTTGCATCTCCAAGCCGTGGACGGTGATCCCGTTGGTCGTCACGGCCGTTCAGGACTATATCGCGACCGGACAATTCCGCGGTGGAGAGCAGCTTCTGGATGCCCAGAGTGCGGCGAGACCGGGGACCATTCTGGTGTCCCTCGAGCCAATATATGAAGGCGGACTTGAAGGGGTGACGGCGGGAAGCACCTGCGTTGTCAACGCATACACGAGCAACCACGACATCATTTCTTCGGGACAGGTCGGCTGGTTCAAGAGCTTTGCATTGCATGCCATCGATGCCGTCGGGGTTGTCCACGCCATGCTGCTGAGGATCCAGGCGCTGTTGCTGCCTATCCAGACGCTGGTTCTAACCGGACATTGA
- a CDS encoding patatin-like phospholipase family protein — translation MDREPVSIDLALQGGGSHGAFTWGVLDRLLEEPWLRIAGISGTSAGAMNAAVLADGWLKGEAAGARKALNEYWLRISQAAAFSPLRRSFFDRMAGRWSLDGSPAYFALDMLSRMLSPYDLNPFGFDPLREVLADSIDFEALSRSPIKLFVTATSVRTGRGRIFRNPEITVDALLASACLPTMFKAVEIDGEAYWDGGYAGNPTITPLVRESDAHDTILVQINPPQRAKTPRSAAEIMDRLNEISFNSPLTKELRMIALLRQVADPGTGEGARWAQMRAHWIKSEMLTHLGASSKFNAEWEFLELLRDEGRRAAGEFLDTNADHLGKRSTADLDVLLKEC, via the coding sequence ATGGACCGCGAGCCTGTATCAATCGATCTCGCGCTTCAAGGCGGCGGCTCCCATGGGGCATTCACCTGGGGCGTGTTGGATCGTCTCCTCGAAGAACCGTGGCTCCGTATCGCGGGGATTTCCGGTACCTCAGCCGGCGCGATGAACGCCGCCGTGCTGGCGGACGGATGGTTGAAAGGGGAAGCCGCGGGCGCCCGCAAAGCGCTCAACGAGTATTGGCTGCGGATCTCGCAGGCCGCAGCGTTCAGTCCGCTGCGACGGTCTTTCTTCGACAGGATGGCGGGCCGCTGGTCTCTCGACGGCTCTCCGGCCTATTTCGCGCTGGACATGCTGTCGCGAATGCTTTCCCCGTATGATCTCAATCCGTTTGGCTTCGACCCGCTGCGCGAGGTTCTGGCCGACAGCATCGATTTTGAAGCGCTTTCCCGCTCCCCGATCAAGCTGTTCGTCACCGCGACAAGTGTCCGGACCGGCCGCGGACGCATCTTTCGGAATCCGGAGATCACGGTCGATGCGCTGCTGGCGTCGGCCTGCCTTCCGACGATGTTCAAAGCCGTCGAAATTGACGGCGAGGCCTATTGGGATGGCGGTTACGCCGGAAACCCCACCATCACGCCACTGGTTCGCGAGAGCGACGCCCACGACACGATCCTGGTGCAGATCAATCCGCCCCAGCGGGCGAAGACACCTCGCTCTGCCGCGGAAATTATGGATCGGCTCAATGAGATTTCCTTCAATTCTCCGCTGACGAAGGAACTGCGGATGATCGCACTGTTGCGGCAAGTCGCCGATCCCGGAACGGGAGAAGGCGCCCGCTGGGCGCAGATGCGAGCGCACTGGATCAAGAGCGAAATGCTGACCCATCTCGGCGCGTCCTCGAAATTCAATGCCGAGTGGGAGTTTCTGGAATTGCTTCGGGACGAAGGTCGCCGCGCCGCCGGCGAATTCCTGGATACGAATGCGGATCACCTGGGTAAGCGCTCCACGGCCGATCTGGATGTGTTGCTCAAAGAATGCTGA
- a CDS encoding AAA family ATPase gives MTTITDWLASLGLSEYAGRFAENGIDFSVVPDLTDQDLKDIGVLLGHRRKMLRAISGLAGTSTLTQLPAVAPEPTHEHDAERRQVTVMFTDLVGSTALSTRMDPEDLRDIISAYQQCVAEAVRRFNGFVAKYMGDGVLVYFGYPTALEDDVERAVRAGLELIAAVRMLKTRASLQTRVGIATGLVVVGDLLGSGEAQERGIVGETPNLAARLQGVAEPDSVVIAEGTRKLLGNLFELQDLGAQNLKGLAGPTRAWAVLRGGSIESRFEALRSGRTTPLVGRTEEFELLLRRWQQVQSGEGRMVVLTGEPGIGKSRITAAVQGHLQLDPHARLRQFCSPHHQSTPLHPWIGQFERAAGLTRDDTASEKLTKLEAILAQSNTPPEEIGFIAALLSIPTAGRYPLLQLSPQKHREGTLNALLAYMERLAARQPILVVYEDVHWIDPTTLELLTLTIERVQRLPVLLLVTARPEFRPPWPGYAHLTHIELGRIGRAEGSSLIAQVTGGKELPSDVLQQILARTDGIPLFIEELTKAVVESGVLTDLGDRYVAAGPLPALAIPTSLNASLLARLDRLAPVREVAQIGAALGRQFSHALISAVTSMPQPQLDDALAQLVHAELIFRRGTPPDAQYTFKHALVQDAAYGTLLRARRQQLHGSIAATLERQFPEIVEMQPERLAQHCAEAGSVEKAVGYCLKAGQKAIARGTMVEAVAQLRKGLDILTGLSDGAPRREQELDLQIALGHALETTKGLAEVETGEVYARARELCEQLKRPEQLGLVLYGQYLFRIVRGELEQAEHHAGELRHLREAGDDAMWRCFGSQISGNICFYLGKFSDVRVYHESAFSLWDSMYRAFAPTAEDPYVGAMIHFFRTLLCLGHLDLARSRRDEALTESQRLSPFMRAFALRQAWYGDWALDGIQSANTMLASANEIVAVSNEHGFRDSLAIGNIMRGWCLAGLGQAAEGIPQLLQGLTVCRAGGRKLMVPFFLTALAEAYGMAAQAQEGLDHLAEAEKLVETTHERWIEAEIHRMRGRLLLSKREHAAAENSYRRALEVAQRQGAKFWELRAALDLARLWRDQSKRTDARDLLSAVYGWFIEGFDTRDLKDARALLLDLAQ, from the coding sequence GTGACAACGATCACGGATTGGCTGGCCTCGCTTGGATTATCCGAGTATGCAGGCCGCTTTGCTGAAAACGGCATCGATTTCTCCGTTGTCCCGGATCTGACGGATCAGGACCTTAAGGATATCGGCGTCTTGCTCGGCCATCGCCGGAAGATGCTGCGCGCGATCAGTGGGCTTGCAGGCACCAGCACTCTGACGCAGTTGCCCGCAGTCGCGCCCGAGCCGACGCACGAGCATGATGCCGAGCGACGCCAGGTGACCGTGATGTTCACGGATCTCGTCGGCTCGACCGCGCTCTCCACCCGCATGGACCCGGAGGATCTCCGAGACATCATTTCTGCTTATCAGCAGTGCGTCGCTGAGGCCGTGCGCCGCTTCAACGGATTCGTGGCTAAATACATGGGCGATGGCGTGCTCGTCTATTTTGGCTACCCCACGGCTCTGGAGGACGATGTCGAGCGGGCCGTACGGGCGGGGCTGGAACTGATCGCGGCGGTTAGAATGCTGAAGACCCGTGCGTCGCTACAAACTCGGGTCGGCATTGCAACCGGCCTGGTCGTGGTCGGTGACCTGCTCGGATCCGGCGAAGCCCAGGAGCGCGGCATCGTCGGCGAGACCCCGAACCTCGCCGCGCGATTGCAGGGGGTTGCCGAACCGGACAGCGTGGTGATCGCCGAGGGCACGCGGAAGCTGCTCGGCAATCTCTTCGAGCTTCAGGACCTAGGCGCCCAGAATCTCAAGGGCCTTGCCGGACCGACGCGGGCCTGGGCGGTGCTGCGGGGTGGCTCCATAGAGAGCCGCTTCGAGGCGTTGCGCTCGGGCCGGACGACGCCGCTCGTCGGCCGGACCGAGGAGTTTGAGCTGCTGCTACGGCGCTGGCAGCAGGTCCAGTCCGGTGAAGGACGCATGGTGGTCCTAACCGGCGAGCCGGGCATCGGCAAGTCTCGCATTACGGCTGCTGTCCAGGGGCATCTACAACTTGATCCGCATGCCCGGCTGCGGCAGTTCTGCTCTCCACATCACCAGTCCACACCGCTGCACCCCTGGATCGGCCAATTCGAGCGGGCGGCTGGCTTGACGCGCGACGACACAGCCTCGGAGAAGCTCACCAAATTGGAGGCTATACTCGCTCAATCCAATACGCCACCCGAGGAAATCGGCTTCATCGCTGCATTGCTGTCGATTCCGACTGCTGGCCGCTATCCTCTTCTCCAACTGAGCCCGCAAAAGCATAGGGAAGGCACCTTGAATGCGCTCCTGGCGTACATGGAGCGCTTGGCGGCGCGCCAACCCATCCTGGTCGTGTATGAGGACGTACACTGGATCGATCCAACTACGCTCGAATTGCTGACACTGACGATTGAGCGAGTGCAGCGCCTCCCGGTGCTATTGCTAGTCACGGCACGGCCCGAGTTCAGGCCCCCCTGGCCCGGTTATGCGCACTTGACCCACATTGAGCTCGGGCGCATCGGGCGAGCCGAAGGATCATCCTTGATCGCGCAGGTCACGGGCGGCAAGGAGCTGCCCAGCGACGTGTTGCAACAGATCCTTGCCCGAACCGACGGTATCCCCTTATTCATCGAGGAGCTGACCAAGGCCGTGGTCGAGAGCGGTGTCCTCACCGATCTTGGCGATCGATACGTGGCGGCAGGTCCATTGCCGGCACTAGCCATCCCAACATCACTAAACGCCTCGTTGCTGGCGCGGCTCGATCGCCTGGCACCGGTGCGGGAAGTGGCGCAGATCGGGGCGGCGCTCGGACGTCAGTTCTCGCATGCGCTGATCAGCGCCGTTACGTCTATGCCTCAGCCGCAACTGGATGATGCCCTGGCACAACTCGTGCACGCCGAATTGATCTTCCGGCGCGGGACTCCTCCCGATGCACAATACACCTTCAAGCATGCGCTGGTTCAGGATGCCGCGTATGGCACCTTGCTGCGCGCCCGGCGGCAGCAGCTGCATGGCAGTATAGCTGCTACCCTCGAACGCCAATTTCCAGAGATCGTGGAGATGCAGCCCGAGCGACTGGCGCAGCATTGCGCGGAAGCGGGCTCGGTCGAGAAGGCCGTTGGTTACTGCCTCAAGGCAGGCCAGAAGGCCATTGCACGGGGCACCATGGTCGAAGCGGTGGCACAGCTTAGGAAGGGTCTCGACATCCTCACTGGTCTGTCCGACGGCGCCCCACGCCGGGAGCAGGAGCTTGATCTGCAGATCGCGCTCGGACACGCATTGGAGACGACGAAGGGACTGGCTGAGGTTGAGACCGGGGAGGTCTACGCTCGCGCGCGTGAACTCTGCGAGCAACTAAAGCGACCGGAGCAACTGGGACTTGTCCTCTACGGCCAATATTTGTTTCGCATCGTCCGTGGCGAGCTGGAGCAAGCGGAGCACCACGCCGGGGAGCTACGTCACCTGCGCGAGGCCGGGGACGACGCGATGTGGAGGTGTTTTGGGTCGCAAATCAGTGGGAACATCTGCTTCTACCTCGGCAAGTTCTCTGACGTCCGCGTTTACCATGAGAGTGCTTTCTCGTTATGGGACTCGATGTATCGAGCCTTCGCGCCGACGGCGGAGGATCCATACGTTGGAGCCATGATCCATTTTTTCCGGACACTGCTCTGCCTCGGTCATCTCGACCTGGCGCGTTCGCGGCGGGACGAAGCTCTGACCGAGTCGCAACGGCTCTCGCCCTTTATGCGGGCCTTCGCATTACGCCAGGCCTGGTATGGCGACTGGGCGCTGGATGGAATTCAATCAGCCAATACGATGCTTGCGTCAGCGAACGAGATCGTGGCCGTCTCGAACGAGCATGGCTTCCGCGACTCGTTGGCGATCGGAAACATCATGCGCGGCTGGTGTCTGGCCGGCCTGGGGCAAGCCGCGGAGGGCATCCCGCAGCTCCTTCAGGGGCTGACAGTGTGCCGCGCAGGGGGGCGCAAATTGATGGTTCCCTTTTTTCTGACGGCCCTCGCCGAAGCTTACGGAATGGCGGCACAGGCGCAAGAAGGGCTCGATCATCTCGCCGAGGCCGAGAAGTTGGTTGAGACGACACACGAGCGCTGGATCGAGGCCGAAATACACCGGATGCGGGGCAGGCTACTGCTGTCCAAGCGCGAGCATGCCGCGGCAGAGAACAGTTATCGCCGCGCACTCGAAGTGGCGCAGCGACAGGGCGCAAAGTTCTGGGAGCTGCGTGCGGCCCTGGACCTCGCTCGGCTCTGGCGCGACCAGAGCAAACGCACCGATGCGCGCGATCTCCTCTCGGCCGTCTACGGCTGGTTCATTGAAGGCTTTGACACGCGCGACTTGAAAGACGCCAGGGCTCTGCTCCTCGATCTGGCGCAATGA
- a CDS encoding DUF6151 family protein: MRDQVEMRCCCGGVRAVVTGVSPRTVNRVVCYCDDCQAFAHQLGRADLLNAKGGSDIVQIAPSTLSFVQGQNRIAGVRLTPKGLYRWYASCCNTPVGNTLSPTVPFVGIVAATFEGGTPGVDEVAGSPIGAILGKYAVGEPPAGSTGLNLSLILRAIGKVLGWRLRGKTWPHPFFKRETREPIYPVAVLSREQREALRPLCGPQRTAQAAR; the protein is encoded by the coding sequence ATGCGTGATCAGGTCGAAATGCGTTGCTGCTGTGGCGGGGTGCGCGCCGTGGTCACGGGCGTGTCGCCGCGGACCGTCAATCGCGTGGTCTGCTATTGCGACGACTGTCAGGCCTTTGCACATCAACTCGGCCGCGCCGATCTGTTGAATGCGAAAGGTGGCAGCGACATTGTCCAGATCGCGCCATCTACGCTTTCGTTCGTGCAGGGACAGAACCGGATTGCGGGGGTGCGGCTGACCCCGAAAGGCCTCTACCGGTGGTATGCAAGTTGCTGCAACACACCGGTCGGCAACACGCTCTCGCCGACCGTTCCCTTTGTGGGCATCGTGGCCGCGACGTTCGAGGGCGGCACGCCGGGAGTTGACGAGGTCGCCGGATCGCCGATCGGCGCCATTCTCGGCAAGTACGCGGTGGGCGAGCCACCGGCGGGCTCAACGGGACTTAATCTCTCCCTTATCCTGCGCGCCATCGGCAAGGTGCTGGGGTGGCGGTTGCGCGGGAAGACGTGGCCGCATCCGTTCTTCAAGCGGGAGACGCGCGAGCCGATCTATCCAGTCGCCGTGCTGTCGCGCGAGCAACGCGAGGCACTACGTCCGTTGTGTGGGCCCCAGCGGACGGCACAAGCGGCGCGTTGA
- a CDS encoding arginyltransferase, whose product MTQHSRDTPQFYLTAPSPCPYLPGRHERKVFTHLVGDRAGDLNDLLTHGGFRRSQSIAYRPACDQCRACVSVRVIANEFRPSRNFRKVMARNADIIGEQRSAVPTSEQYSVFRAYLDARHRHGGMADMTVLDYAMMVEDSHVETRIIEYRKRGPDSGITGRGEELIAVALTDVLSDGLSMVYSFFEPGQVSRSMGTFMILDHIARARRQGLPYVYLGYWIEGSKKMDYKARFLPQQRLAPSGWLRVDAQGDAASEPQD is encoded by the coding sequence TTGACCCAACACTCGCGCGACACCCCACAGTTTTACCTCACGGCGCCGTCCCCCTGCCCGTATCTGCCAGGCCGGCACGAGCGCAAGGTGTTCACGCACCTCGTGGGTGATCGCGCCGGCGACCTCAACGACCTCCTGACCCATGGCGGGTTCCGCCGCAGCCAGTCGATCGCCTACCGGCCGGCCTGTGACCAGTGCCGGGCCTGCGTCTCCGTCCGGGTGATCGCCAACGAGTTCCGCCCCTCCCGCAACTTCCGCAAGGTGATGGCGCGCAATGCCGACATCATCGGCGAGCAGCGCAGCGCGGTGCCGACCTCGGAGCAATATTCGGTGTTCCGCGCCTATCTCGACGCCCGTCACCGCCACGGCGGCATGGCCGACATGACCGTGCTCGACTACGCCATGATGGTCGAGGACAGCCATGTCGAGACCCGGATCATCGAGTATCGCAAGCGCGGCCCCGACAGCGGCATCACCGGCCGCGGCGAGGAGCTGATCGCGGTCGCGTTGACCGACGTGCTCAGCGACGGCCTGTCGATGGTCTATTCGTTCTTCGAGCCGGGCCAGGTCAGCCGATCGATGGGCACTTTCATGATCCTCGACCACATCGCGCGCGCCCGCCGGCAAGGCCTGCCCTACGTCTATCTCGGCTACTGGATCGAAGGCTCGAAGAAGATGGACTACAAGGCCCGCTTCCTGCCGCAGCAGCGCCTCGCGCCATCAGGCTGGCTGCGCGTCGACGCACAGGGTGATGCGGCGTCCGAGCCGCAGGATTAG
- a CDS encoding Nramp family divalent metal transporter, with protein MDVRSPDLTQELAQDAVGWRSDAPTTKSLAEVNATVAIPAAGAWWRRLLAFVGPGYMVSVGYMDPGNWATDLAGGSKFGYTLLSVILLSNLMAILLQSLAARLGIVTDRDLAQACRASYSPAVNFLLWLACEAAIIACDLAEVIGTAIALKLLFGIPLIGGALIAALDAFLLLILMNRGFRFLEAFVIALLVVIAVCFTVQLAAAAPPVAEMLMGFVPKTEIFTNPEMLYIAIGIIGATVMPHNLYLHSSIVQTRAYARNDEGRREAIKWATTDSTVALMLALFINAAILVVAAATFHKSGHSDVAEIGQAFELLSPLLGLGIASTLFAVALLASGLNSTVTATLAGQIVMEGFLDLRLPSWARRLLTRGIAIVPVIVVTAIYGERGTADLLVFSQVVLSMQLPFAVIPLVRFVSDRRKMGQFAISASVAATAWIVAGVIVILNVKLLADALFG; from the coding sequence ATGGATGTCCGATCGCCCGATCTCACCCAAGAACTGGCCCAGGACGCAGTGGGCTGGCGCAGCGACGCGCCAACGACGAAGAGCCTGGCCGAGGTGAACGCCACGGTCGCCATCCCCGCAGCGGGGGCGTGGTGGCGGCGGCTGCTGGCCTTTGTCGGCCCGGGCTACATGGTCTCGGTCGGCTACATGGATCCCGGCAACTGGGCGACCGACCTCGCCGGCGGGTCGAAGTTCGGCTACACGCTGCTGTCCGTCATCCTGCTCTCGAACCTGATGGCGATCCTGCTGCAGTCATTGGCGGCGCGGCTCGGCATCGTCACCGACCGCGACCTCGCGCAGGCCTGTCGCGCGAGCTATTCGCCGGCCGTGAACTTCCTGCTTTGGTTGGCTTGCGAAGCGGCGATCATCGCCTGCGATCTCGCCGAGGTGATCGGCACCGCGATCGCGCTGAAACTGCTGTTCGGCATTCCCCTGATCGGCGGCGCGCTGATCGCCGCGCTCGATGCCTTTCTGCTGCTCATTCTGATGAACCGCGGCTTCCGCTTCCTGGAGGCCTTCGTCATCGCGCTGCTGGTCGTGATCGCCGTTTGCTTCACGGTCCAGCTTGCCGCGGCAGCGCCGCCGGTTGCCGAGATGCTCATGGGATTTGTGCCGAAGACCGAGATCTTCACCAATCCTGAAATGCTCTACATCGCGATCGGCATCATCGGTGCGACGGTGATGCCGCATAATCTCTATCTGCATTCGTCGATCGTGCAGACGCGCGCCTATGCGCGCAACGACGAGGGGCGGCGCGAAGCGATCAAATGGGCGACGACGGATTCGACTGTCGCGTTGATGCTGGCGCTGTTCATCAATGCCGCGATCCTCGTCGTGGCGGCCGCGACCTTCCACAAGAGCGGCCATTCCGACGTCGCCGAGATCGGCCAGGCCTTCGAGCTGCTCTCGCCGCTGCTCGGCCTCGGCATCGCCTCGACACTGTTCGCGGTGGCGCTGCTCGCGTCAGGCCTGAATTCAACCGTCACGGCGACGCTGGCCGGCCAGATCGTGATGGAAGGCTTTCTCGACCTGCGCCTGCCCAGCTGGGCGCGCCGCCTGCTCACGCGCGGCATCGCCATCGTTCCGGTGATCGTCGTCACCGCGATCTATGGCGAGCGCGGCACGGCGGATTTGCTCGTGTTCAGCCAGGTCGTGCTGTCGATGCAGCTGCCTTTCGCGGTGATCCCGCTGGTCCGCTTCGTCTCCGACCGCCGCAAGATGGGGCAGTTCGCGATATCGGCTTCGGTCGCCGCGACGGCGTGGATCGTCGCGGGCGTGATCGTGATTCTGAACGTGAAGCTGCTGGCGGACGCGCTGTTCGGGTGA
- a CDS encoding DUF6163 family protein, which yields MSEISTRDAARDSANARDAVRDSARDNAMSVAAISSERPESDDNVWTRRLVLFLRVMALLSILKGLYHWAQVTGFVGGEDEAFENQSMAWQASTIYFAVIELVAAVGLWLATPWGAVVWLTTVVSMAVIELMFPGIYGGSLVVVGVEAFMLAAYLALAWMAARERPP from the coding sequence ATGTCCGAGATCTCCACCCGCGATGCGGCCCGCGACAGCGCCAATGCCAGGGACGCCGTCAGAGACAGCGCCCGAGACAATGCGATGTCCGTGGCGGCGATCTCGTCGGAGCGCCCCGAGTCCGACGACAATGTCTGGACGCGCCGGCTGGTGCTGTTCCTGCGGGTGATGGCGCTGCTGTCGATCCTCAAGGGCCTCTATCACTGGGCGCAGGTGACGGGCTTCGTCGGCGGCGAGGACGAGGCGTTCGAGAACCAGTCGATGGCCTGGCAGGCCTCGACCATCTACTTCGCCGTAATCGAGCTCGTCGCCGCCGTCGGCCTCTGGCTTGCCACGCCCTGGGGCGCGGTGGTGTGGCTCACGACCGTGGTCTCGATGGCGGTGATCGAGCTGATGTTCCCCGGGATCTATGGCGGCAGCCTTGTCGTCGTCGGCGTCGAGGCCTTCATGCTCGCCGCCTATCTTGCGCTCGCCTGGATGGCCGCGCGCGAACGGCCGCCGTAG